The Mesorhizobium sp. B1-1-8 genome contains a region encoding:
- a CDS encoding NAD(P)H-dependent oxidoreductase, producing the protein MNVLVLYAHPVETSFNAGLHQTIVERLSAAGHAIDDCDLYAEDFDPRLTRAERLGYHDQRGPGDAVIGYIERLRKAEALVLSFPVWNYGYPAILKGFFDRVFLPGVSFKLVDGKVRPTLHNISKLAAVTTYGGSRFRAMLMGDPPRRIVKRMLRATIKPGAPVSYLAHYSMNLSTDETRKAFLAKVAARMDRF; encoded by the coding sequence ATGAACGTCCTCGTCCTCTACGCGCATCCGGTGGAGACCAGCTTCAACGCCGGCTTGCACCAGACGATCGTCGAGCGGCTTTCTGCGGCAGGGCATGCGATCGACGACTGCGATCTCTACGCCGAGGATTTCGATCCGCGGCTGACGCGGGCCGAGCGGCTCGGCTACCACGACCAGCGCGGGCCGGGCGATGCCGTAATCGGCTACATTGAAAGGCTGCGCAAAGCCGAGGCGCTGGTGCTGTCATTCCCGGTCTGGAATTACGGCTATCCGGCGATCCTCAAAGGCTTTTTCGACCGCGTCTTCCTGCCCGGCGTGTCGTTCAAGCTGGTCGACGGCAAGGTCCGGCCGACGCTGCACAACATAAGCAAGCTGGCGGCCGTCACCACCTATGGCGGCAGCCGGTTCCGCGCCATGCTGATGGGCGATCCGCCGCGCAGGATCGTGAAGCGCATGCTGCGGGCCACGATCAAGCCCGGCGCCCCGGTCTCCTACCTCGCGCATTATTCGATGAATCTATCAACCGACGAGACGCGCAAAGCCTTTCTGGCAAAAGTCGCGGCCAGGATGGATCGGTTCTAA
- a CDS encoding cytosine deaminase, translating into MIPTSGSYRLTNVRLHRSLTPGLAAAFDADGFALADMAVVDGRIASIAAHGKSNTPTDAIDLGGRIVLPCFVDCHTHIDKGHIWPRKPNPDGTFMGALNATGADRAARWSAEDVTRRMDFSLRCAYAHGTKALRTHLDSVPPQEEISWPVFETMRERWRGRIELQAACLFGIEGVRDKVWFERLAKRVAAAKGVLGVVTYMVPDLEQLLDQVFAQAIRHGLDLDFHADETDDVAAISLKKIAEASLWNGFDGNILVGHCCSLARQPDLEVLDTLDKVAKARLAVVSLPMCNLYLQDRRTNQTTPRWRGVTLLHEMKARGVKVAVASDNTRDPFYAYGDLDVLEVYRMATRTLHLDHPVGDWPKAVAATPAEVMRLEGAGILAAGGSADFIVFKGRSWTELLSRPESDRIVVREGRAIERKLPDYAELDELMVG; encoded by the coding sequence TTGATACCAACCTCTGGTTCTTATCGCCTCACTAACGTTCGGCTTCATCGATCGCTCACGCCGGGTCTCGCCGCTGCTTTCGACGCCGACGGGTTTGCGCTCGCCGACATGGCCGTCGTCGACGGCAGGATCGCCAGCATCGCCGCGCATGGCAAGTCGAATACGCCGACGGATGCGATCGACCTCGGCGGCCGCATCGTGCTGCCGTGCTTCGTCGATTGCCACACCCATATCGACAAGGGCCACATCTGGCCGCGAAAACCCAATCCCGACGGCACCTTCATGGGCGCGCTCAACGCCACCGGCGCCGACCGCGCGGCGCGCTGGAGCGCGGAAGACGTTACGCGGCGCATGGATTTTTCGCTGCGCTGCGCCTACGCGCACGGCACCAAGGCCTTGCGCACGCATCTCGACAGTGTGCCGCCGCAGGAGGAAATCTCCTGGCCGGTGTTCGAAACGATGCGGGAGAGATGGCGCGGGCGCATAGAATTGCAGGCGGCCTGCCTGTTCGGCATCGAAGGCGTTCGCGACAAAGTATGGTTCGAAAGGTTGGCAAAGCGCGTCGCGGCGGCCAAGGGCGTGCTCGGCGTCGTCACCTACATGGTGCCCGACCTAGAGCAACTGCTGGACCAGGTGTTCGCGCAGGCGATCAGGCATGGGCTCGACCTCGATTTCCACGCCGACGAGACCGACGACGTCGCGGCCATATCGCTGAAGAAGATCGCCGAAGCATCGCTGTGGAACGGTTTTGACGGCAACATTCTGGTCGGTCATTGCTGTTCGCTCGCGCGCCAGCCGGACCTCGAGGTCCTCGACACGCTGGACAAAGTGGCGAAGGCGCGGCTCGCGGTGGTGTCGCTGCCGATGTGCAACCTCTATCTGCAAGACAGGCGTACCAACCAAACGACCCCGCGCTGGCGCGGCGTGACGCTGCTGCACGAGATGAAGGCGCGCGGCGTCAAGGTGGCGGTCGCCTCCGATAACACGCGCGACCCGTTCTATGCCTATGGCGATCTCGACGTGCTGGAAGTCTACCGCATGGCGACGCGCACCCTGCATCTCGACCATCCGGTCGGCGACTGGCCGAAGGCTGTTGCGGCGACGCCGGCCGAGGTGATGCGCCTCGAAGGCGCCGGCATCCTTGCCGCCGGAGGCAGCGCCGACTTCATCGTCTTCAAGGGGCGTAGCTGGACCGAATTGCTGTCGCGGCCCGAATCGGATCGCATCGTGGTGCGCGAGGGCAGGGCGATCGAGCGTAAGCTGCCCGACTATGCCGAACTCGATGAACTGATGGTGGGATGA
- a CDS encoding GcvT family protein: protein MTKSVPTKARAVIIGGGVSGCSVAYHLAKLGWTDIVLLERKQLTCGTTWHAAGLIGQLRGSQNMTRLAKYSADLYVKLEAETEVGTGMRQVGSITVALTEERKHEIYRQASLARAFDVDVREISPREVKEMYPHLNVSDVVGAVHLPLDGQCDPANIAMALAKGARQRGATIIENVKVARVHTKNGCVSGVSWAQGDEQGTIDTDIVVNCAGMWARELGAQNGVNIPLHACEHFYLVTEPIPGLTRLPVLRVPDECAYYKEDAGKMMLGAFEPVAKPWGMDGIREDFCFDQLPEDMDHFEPILEMGVNRMPMLGTAGIHTFFNGPESFTPDDRYYLGEAPELSGYWMATGYNSIGIVSSGGAGMALAQWINDGEAPFDLWEVDIRRTQPFQKNRRYLKERVSETLGLLYADHFPYRQMATSRGVRRSPLHEHLKARGAVFGEVAGWERANWFARDGQEREYRYSWKRQNWFDNQREEHLAVRKGVGLFDMTSFGKIRVEGRDACAFLQRLCANDMDVAPGKIVYTQMLNQRGGIESDLTVSRLSDTAYFLVVPGATLQRDLAWLRKHLADEFVVITDVTTAEAVICLMGPDSRKLIQKVSPNDFSNEANPFGTFQEIEIGMGLARAHRVTYVGELGWELYVSTEQAAHVFEAIADAGADVGLKLCGLHTLDSCRIEKAFRHFGHDITDEDNVLEAGLGFAVKTAKGDFIGRDAVLRKKEAGLDRRLVQFRLKDPQPLLFHNEAILRDGKIVGPITSGNYGHHLGGAIGLGYVPCQGESEVDVLTSSYEIEIAGERFAAEASLKPMYDPKAERVRM, encoded by the coding sequence ATGACTAAAAGCGTTCCCACCAAGGCCCGCGCCGTCATCATCGGCGGCGGCGTCTCCGGCTGCTCGGTTGCCTATCACCTGGCAAAGCTCGGCTGGACCGACATCGTGCTGCTCGAACGCAAGCAGCTCACCTGCGGCACGACCTGGCATGCGGCCGGCCTGATCGGCCAGTTGCGCGGCTCCCAGAACATGACGCGGCTGGCGAAATATTCGGCCGACCTCTACGTGAAGCTCGAGGCCGAGACTGAGGTCGGCACCGGCATGCGCCAGGTCGGCTCGATCACCGTCGCGCTGACCGAGGAGCGCAAGCACGAAATCTACCGGCAGGCTTCGCTCGCCCGCGCCTTCGATGTCGACGTACGCGAGATTTCGCCGCGCGAAGTCAAGGAGATGTATCCGCATCTCAATGTGTCCGATGTCGTCGGCGCCGTGCACCTGCCGCTCGACGGCCAGTGCGATCCGGCCAACATTGCAATGGCGCTGGCCAAGGGCGCCCGCCAGCGCGGCGCGACAATCATCGAGAACGTGAAGGTCGCCAGGGTCCACACCAAAAACGGCTGCGTCTCCGGTGTGTCCTGGGCGCAGGGCGACGAACAAGGCACCATCGACACCGACATCGTCGTCAACTGCGCCGGCATGTGGGCGCGCGAGCTTGGGGCGCAGAACGGCGTCAACATCCCGCTGCATGCCTGCGAGCATTTCTATCTCGTCACCGAGCCTATCCCCGGCCTGACGCGCCTGCCGGTGCTGCGGGTGCCGGACGAGTGCGCGTACTACAAGGAGGACGCCGGCAAGATGATGCTCGGCGCCTTTGAGCCGGTGGCAAAACCCTGGGGCATGGACGGCATCCGCGAGGATTTCTGCTTCGATCAGCTCCCCGAGGACATGGACCATTTCGAGCCGATCCTCGAAATGGGCGTCAACCGCATGCCGATGCTCGGCACCGCCGGCATCCATACCTTCTTCAACGGCCCCGAAAGCTTTACCCCGGACGACCGCTATTATCTGGGCGAAGCGCCGGAGCTCTCCGGCTACTGGATGGCGACGGGCTACAATTCGATCGGCATCGTCTCGTCCGGCGGCGCCGGCATGGCGCTGGCGCAATGGATCAACGACGGCGAGGCGCCCTTCGATCTCTGGGAAGTCGATATCCGCCGCACCCAGCCTTTCCAGAAGAACCGCCGCTATCTGAAAGAGCGCGTCTCCGAAACGCTCGGCCTGCTCTATGCCGATCATTTCCCCTACCGCCAGATGGCGACCTCACGCGGCGTGCGCCGCTCGCCCCTGCATGAACACCTGAAGGCGCGCGGCGCCGTCTTCGGCGAGGTCGCCGGCTGGGAGCGCGCCAACTGGTTTGCCCGCGACGGGCAGGAGCGCGAATACCGCTATTCCTGGAAACGACAGAACTGGTTCGACAATCAGCGTGAGGAGCATCTCGCGGTGAGGAAAGGCGTCGGCCTGTTCGACATGACTTCCTTCGGCAAGATCCGCGTCGAGGGCCGCGATGCCTGCGCGTTCCTGCAAAGGCTCTGCGCCAACGACATGGACGTGGCGCCCGGCAAGATCGTCTACACACAGATGCTCAACCAGCGCGGCGGTATCGAGAGTGACCTCACGGTGTCGCGGCTGTCCGACACGGCCTACTTCCTGGTCGTGCCAGGCGCCACGCTGCAGCGTGACCTCGCCTGGCTGAGAAAGCATCTCGCCGACGAGTTTGTCGTCATCACGGACGTAACCACGGCCGAAGCCGTCATCTGCCTGATGGGTCCGGACTCGCGAAAGCTGATCCAGAAGGTGAGCCCGAACGATTTCTCCAATGAAGCCAATCCTTTCGGCACCTTCCAGGAGATCGAGATCGGCATGGGTCTCGCCCGTGCCCATCGCGTCACCTATGTCGGCGAGCTCGGCTGGGAACTCTATGTCTCGACCGAGCAGGCGGCCCACGTCTTTGAGGCAATTGCCGACGCCGGCGCGGATGTCGGCCTGAAACTCTGCGGCCTCCATACGCTCGATTCCTGCCGCATCGAAAAGGCCTTCCGCCATTTCGGCCACGACATCACCGACGAGGACAATGTGCTGGAGGCTGGCCTCGGCTTCGCGGTGAAGACTGCCAAAGGCGATTTCATCGGCCGTGATGCCGTGCTGCGCAAGAAGGAAGCCGGGCTGGATCGCCGGCTGGTGCAGTTCCGCTTGAAGGACCCGCAGCCGCTGCTCTTTCACAATGAGGCCATCCTGCGCGACGGCAAGATCGTCGGCCCGATCACGTCAGGCAATTACGGCCACCACCTCGGCGGCGCGATCGGGCTTGGCTATGTGCCTTGCCAAGGCGAGAGCGAGGTGGATGTGCTGACTTCATCCTACGAGATCGAGATTGCCGGCGAGCGCTTTGCGGCCGAAGCGTCGCTGAAGCCAATGTACGATCCGAAGGCGGAACGGGTGAGGATGTAG
- a CDS encoding GcvT family protein, with protein sequence MAGLPTTARVVIIGGGVVGASSLYHLCKAGWTDCVLLEKNELTSGSTWHAAGNVPTFSSSWSLMNMQRYSTELYRCLAEAVDYPMNYHVTGSLRLAHTKERMQEFQRARGMGRYQGMDIDVVGLDEIKRRYPFIETHELKGALYDPSDGDIDPAQLTQALAKGARDMGAKIIRFCPVTGVRREAGEWVVTTPQGEIRCEIVINAAGYRAAEVGKMFGREVPMMVMSHQYILFEEIPELAAWSREQGKKLPLLRDVDTSYYLRQEKTGMNLGPYERNCRAHWATHNDPMPEDFSFQLFPDDLDRLEHYLADAVARVPILGTAGLSKVINGPIPYTPDGNPLIGPMPGLPNAFEACVFTFGIAQGGGAGKVLAEWVTQGQTEWDMWSCDPRRFTSFASAPDYCVAKGMEIYGNEYAIQFPRHAWPAGRDRKHSPLHDRIKALGAQFDAYNGWERATWYAQPGDDISEEATLTFRRDGPWQHRMREECLAVRDAAGILDLPGFSRFNLEGPGAAGWLALQVTGLVPKPGRIGLVYFADDKGRIVTEMSVVRHDEDLMTLITAAVAQWHDFEWLKSRMPADAAFMLTDRTDEYSTQILAGPNSRKILAEVCDADLTLAWLTHQETTIAGRWTKLVRVSFAGELGWEIHTKVADTGAVFDAVWAAGQKHGLKPFGMYALDSLRLEKGYRAWKGDLSTDYSILQGGLERFVKWDKPDFRGKAALQNEKQQGVKKRFVTLVVENPGDCDAPYMSTLWHRGGIVGETTSGGWGHRVDKSIALGMLRADLAEPGTAVEVEIFGDRFTAVVQKDEPLWDPKNERLRA encoded by the coding sequence ATGGCCGGTTTGCCGACCACGGCGCGCGTGGTGATCATCGGGGGCGGTGTCGTCGGCGCCTCGTCGCTCTATCACCTTTGCAAGGCGGGCTGGACCGATTGCGTGCTGCTGGAAAAGAACGAGCTGACCTCCGGCTCGACCTGGCATGCCGCCGGCAACGTGCCGACCTTTTCCTCGTCATGGTCGCTGATGAACATGCAGCGTTATTCGACCGAGCTCTACCGATGCTTGGCCGAAGCGGTCGACTATCCGATGAACTACCATGTCACCGGCTCGCTCAGGCTCGCCCACACCAAGGAGCGCATGCAGGAGTTCCAGCGTGCCAGGGGCATGGGCCGCTATCAGGGCATGGACATCGACGTCGTCGGGCTCGACGAGATCAAGCGTCGCTATCCCTTCATCGAGACGCATGAGTTGAAAGGCGCGCTCTACGACCCGAGCGACGGCGACATCGACCCGGCGCAGTTGACGCAGGCGCTGGCCAAGGGCGCGCGCGACATGGGCGCGAAAATCATCCGCTTCTGTCCGGTCACCGGCGTTCGCCGCGAGGCCGGCGAATGGGTGGTCACGACGCCGCAGGGCGAAATCCGCTGCGAAATCGTCATCAACGCCGCCGGCTACCGCGCGGCGGAAGTTGGAAAAATGTTCGGCCGCGAAGTGCCGATGATGGTGATGAGCCATCAGTACATATTGTTCGAGGAAATCCCCGAGCTCGCCGCCTGGTCCAGGGAACAGGGCAAGAAACTGCCGCTGCTGCGCGACGTCGATACGTCCTATTATCTGCGGCAGGAAAAGACCGGCATGAATCTCGGCCCTTACGAGCGCAATTGCCGCGCGCATTGGGCGACCCATAACGATCCGATGCCGGAGGATTTTTCCTTCCAGCTCTTCCCCGACGATCTCGACCGGCTGGAGCACTATCTGGCCGACGCCGTCGCCCGCGTGCCGATCCTCGGTACCGCCGGGCTCTCCAAGGTCATCAACGGGCCGATTCCCTACACGCCGGACGGCAACCCGCTGATCGGGCCGATGCCGGGCCTGCCGAACGCCTTCGAGGCCTGTGTCTTCACCTTCGGCATCGCGCAGGGCGGCGGCGCCGGCAAGGTGCTGGCCGAATGGGTGACGCAAGGCCAGACCGAGTGGGACATGTGGTCCTGCGATCCGCGCCGCTTCACCTCTTTTGCTTCGGCGCCGGATTATTGCGTTGCCAAAGGCATGGAGATCTACGGCAACGAATACGCCATCCAGTTCCCGCGCCACGCCTGGCCGGCCGGACGAGACCGCAAGCATTCGCCGCTGCATGATCGCATCAAGGCGCTTGGCGCTCAATTCGACGCCTATAATGGCTGGGAACGCGCCACCTGGTATGCGCAACCCGGCGACGACATTTCGGAGGAAGCGACACTGACCTTCCGCCGTGATGGGCCGTGGCAGCACCGCATGCGGGAGGAGTGCCTGGCAGTGCGCGATGCCGCGGGCATCCTCGACCTGCCCGGCTTCTCGCGCTTCAATCTCGAAGGTCCGGGCGCCGCCGGCTGGCTGGCGCTGCAGGTGACCGGCCTCGTACCGAAGCCAGGCCGCATCGGCCTGGTCTACTTCGCCGATGACAAGGGCCGCATCGTCACCGAAATGTCGGTCGTGCGCCACGATGAGGATTTGATGACGCTGATCACCGCAGCGGTTGCGCAATGGCATGATTTCGAATGGCTGAAATCGCGTATGCCCGCCGATGCGGCTTTCATGCTGACCGATCGCACGGACGAGTATTCAACGCAGATTCTCGCCGGTCCGAACTCGCGAAAAATCCTTGCCGAGGTCTGCGATGCAGACCTGACCCTTGCCTGGCTGACGCATCAGGAAACAACCATTGCCGGGCGCTGGACGAAACTGGTGCGCGTGTCCTTCGCCGGCGAACTCGGCTGGGAAATTCACACCAAGGTTGCTGATACCGGCGCGGTCTTCGACGCCGTCTGGGCAGCGGGCCAGAAGCACGGCCTCAAGCCATTCGGCATGTATGCGCTGGATTCGCTCCGGCTGGAAAAAGGCTACCGCGCCTGGAAGGGCGATCTGTCGACCGACTATTCGATCCTGCAGGGCGGGCTGGAGCGCTTCGTGAAATGGGACAAGCCGGACTTCCGCGGCAAGGCAGCGCTTCAGAACGAAAAACAGCAAGGCGTGAAGAAGCGCTTCGTCACGCTTGTTGTCGAGAACCCCGGCGACTGCGATGCGCCCTATATGTCGACGCTCTGGCACCGCGGCGGCATCGTCGGCGAGACGACCTCGGGCGGCTGGGGCCATCGCGTCGACAAGTCGATCGCGCTCGGCATGCTACGCGCCGATCTTGCCGAGCCCGGCACCGCCGTCGAAGTCGAAATCTTCGGCGACCGTTTCACGGCGGTGGTGCAGAAGGACGAACCACTGTGGGATCCAAAAAACGAGAGGTTGAGAGCCTGA
- a CDS encoding FAD-binding oxidoreductase, producing MDIAALKRDLEGLKIDDHPAIVQQKSRDFYWYSPVLKQQLDHVTGDLIVTPKNEAEVIHVLAACHKHGIPVTPRGSGTGNYGQAMPLSGGVVLNLAEMNEVKAIAPGRVVTGPGAVLAEIDRATRAHSAQELRMSPSTYNTASIGGFVAGGSGGIGSIRWGGLRDLGNVIRLRTVTMEAKPRVMELTGEDVLKVMHAYGTNGVVTEVEMPLTASYDWIDVIVGFDDFMDAAGFGNDLAIQDGILAKLITPIAAPIPYDYFKRHQKFFRREQSIVVCMIAPHAMDAFLAFVRSGKGEIVFQADQEADLKGLPPAYELTWNHTTLRAIRVDPTITYLQARYPSPDHLAHVKAMVDRFGDEVPAHLEFIRFDGAIGAAGLPLVRFTTQERLDEIIRIHEDNGCWIFNPHRYTLEEGGMKRTDDVQLAFKRETDPQGLLNPGKMIAWENPDYDYRSGKSFLFKGLQKAG from the coding sequence ATGGATATCGCAGCGCTGAAGCGCGATCTCGAAGGGCTGAAGATCGACGATCATCCGGCGATCGTCCAGCAGAAGAGCCGCGATTTCTACTGGTACAGCCCGGTTCTGAAACAGCAGCTCGACCATGTCACCGGCGATTTGATCGTCACGCCGAAGAACGAGGCCGAGGTGATCCACGTGCTTGCCGCGTGCCACAAGCATGGCATCCCGGTGACGCCGCGCGGCAGCGGCACCGGCAATTATGGGCAGGCGATGCCGCTGTCGGGCGGCGTGGTGCTGAACCTCGCAGAAATGAACGAAGTGAAGGCGATTGCGCCAGGGCGCGTCGTGACCGGGCCGGGCGCCGTGCTGGCCGAAATCGACCGGGCGACTCGCGCGCATTCCGCGCAGGAGCTGCGCATGTCGCCCTCTACCTACAACACGGCCTCGATCGGCGGCTTCGTCGCCGGCGGCTCCGGCGGCATAGGCTCGATCCGCTGGGGCGGGTTGCGCGACCTCGGCAATGTCATCCGGCTGCGGACGGTGACCATGGAGGCCAAACCGCGCGTCATGGAACTTACCGGCGAGGATGTGCTCAAAGTCATGCACGCCTACGGTACCAACGGCGTCGTAACCGAAGTCGAGATGCCGCTGACCGCTTCCTATGACTGGATCGACGTCATCGTCGGCTTCGACGATTTCATGGATGCGGCCGGCTTCGGCAACGACCTCGCCATCCAGGACGGCATATTGGCCAAGCTGATCACGCCGATCGCTGCACCGATCCCTTACGACTATTTCAAGCGGCACCAGAAATTCTTCCGGCGCGAGCAGAGCATCGTGGTGTGCATGATCGCGCCGCATGCGATGGACGCCTTCCTCGCCTTTGTCCGCAGCGGCAAGGGCGAAATCGTCTTCCAAGCCGACCAGGAAGCCGATCTCAAGGGGCTGCCGCCGGCCTATGAACTGACCTGGAACCACACAACGCTGAGGGCGATCCGCGTCGATCCGACCATCACCTATCTGCAGGCGCGCTACCCGTCGCCGGATCACCTTGCCCACGTCAAGGCGATGGTCGACCGGTTCGGCGACGAGGTGCCGGCGCATCTGGAATTCATCCGCTTCGACGGCGCGATCGGCGCCGCCGGCCTGCCGCTGGTCCGCTTCACCACGCAAGAGCGGCTCGACGAGATCATCCGCATCCATGAGGACAACGGCTGCTGGATCTTCAACCCGCACCGCTACACGCTGGAAGAGGGCGGCATGAAGCGGACCGACGACGTGCAGCTTGCCTTCAAGCGCGAGACCGACCCGCAAGGCCTGCTCAATCCCGGCAAGATGATCGCCTGGGAAAACCCGGACTACGACTATCGCTCGGGCAAGTCGTTCCTGTTCAAGGGGCTGCAGAAGGCGGGCTGA
- a CDS encoding NAD(P)H-dependent oxidoreductase — protein MRILVVYCHPVPESFCAAIRDTAVEVLARRGWDVRLLDLYAENFNPVMSCKERRSYNDRAPDDPALEPHFEHLKWAQAILFIYPTWWYGLPAMLKGWFDRVWATDIAFKLPAGKGRIKSLMRHVTKVGVITTCGAPTWWSVVVGQPGRKTILRGMRALCGARCRTFFLAHYLMDASTPKSRAAFLGKVRARLERF, from the coding sequence ATGCGTATTCTGGTGGTCTATTGCCATCCGGTGCCGGAGAGTTTTTGCGCCGCGATCCGCGATACCGCTGTCGAGGTGTTGGCGCGAAGAGGCTGGGATGTTCGGCTGCTCGACCTCTATGCCGAGAATTTCAATCCGGTGATGAGTTGCAAGGAGCGGCGCTCCTACAATGACCGCGCTCCGGACGATCCGGCACTCGAGCCGCATTTCGAGCATCTGAAATGGGCGCAGGCGATCCTCTTCATCTATCCGACATGGTGGTATGGGCTGCCGGCGATGCTGAAGGGCTGGTTCGACCGGGTATGGGCGACCGACATCGCCTTCAAGCTGCCGGCGGGAAAGGGCAGGATCAAGTCACTGATGAGGCATGTCACCAAGGTCGGCGTCATCACCACCTGCGGCGCGCCGACCTGGTGGAGCGTCGTCGTCGGCCAGCCCGGCCGCAAGACCATCCTGCGTGGCATGCGGGCGCTGTGCGGCGCGCGCTGCAGGACGTTCTTCCTGGCGCATTACCTGATGGACGCCTCGACACCGAAGAGCCGGGCGGCGTTTCTGGGGAAGGTAAGGGCGAGGCTGGAGAGGTTTTGA
- a CDS encoding helix-turn-helix domain-containing protein: MAPIAVRSEQDNGERLLAGDIRALRKARGLTLTEIALRLGRSVGWVSQVERGLSVPSLGDLRAFAQLFGVPLSLFFSHEVPVESERGVIVRAGRRRTLGTSESGLVEELLSPDLGGSFEMVRSVFAPGAELKTAALRPTEEAGYIASGLFDIEIVGVWHRLGEGDSFRFEGKPYRWRNPGTEPAVVIWVVSPPVY, encoded by the coding sequence TTGGCCCCCATTGCCGTCAGATCGGAGCAGGATAATGGCGAGCGGTTGCTAGCCGGCGATATCCGGGCGCTGCGCAAGGCGCGCGGGCTGACGCTAACCGAGATCGCGCTCAGGCTCGGCCGCTCGGTCGGCTGGGTCAGCCAGGTCGAGCGTGGCCTTTCAGTCCCTTCGCTGGGCGACCTCAGGGCCTTCGCCCAACTCTTCGGCGTGCCGCTCAGCCTGTTCTTCAGCCATGAGGTGCCGGTCGAGAGCGAGCGCGGTGTGATCGTGCGCGCCGGCAGGCGCCGCACGCTTGGCACAAGCGAATCCGGGCTGGTGGAGGAGCTTCTGTCGCCGGACCTCGGCGGTAGCTTCGAGATGGTGCGTTCGGTCTTCGCGCCGGGGGCAGAGTTGAAGACCGCAGCGCTTCGGCCGACCGAGGAGGCAGGATATATCGCATCCGGGCTGTTCGACATCGAAATCGTAGGCGTCTGGCATCGGCTTGGCGAAGGCGATTCGTTTCGCTTCGAAGGCAAGCCTTACCGCTGGCGCAACCCAGGCACCGAGCCGGCTGTCGTCATCTGGGTGGTTTCGCCACCGGTCTACTGA
- a CDS encoding pyridoxal phosphate-dependent aminotransferase, translating into MPKPSSRITGIVPSGKDGWEVHFAAWTRKQAGEDIILLSVGDHDFDTPSETIEACVNAVRGSNHHYTPLPGLPRLRKAMAAASTACAGIPTEPDEIIATAGGQGALYAAVQGVLDPGDHAIVVAPYYATYPNTFSAAGASFTVVETPAEDGFQPRADMIRAALRPNTRAILINTPNNPTGAVYSRQRLEQLAEICREHDLWLLSDEVYWTLGGGEHVSPRSLPGMAERTLVINSMSKSHGMTGWRMGWLTGPKAMIALMTDLNLVTTYGLPAFISIACAEALENHYGVKEIAARYAARRTAMLEAVRGMNHVTVRGSEGGMYVMLDISAIEPDDEKFAWALLEKEKVGVMPGSSFGEAAAGHIRVSLCQPEPVLGEAALRLRRFASSYRREAA; encoded by the coding sequence ATGCCAAAACCATCATCGCGCATTACCGGTATCGTGCCTTCGGGCAAGGATGGCTGGGAAGTCCACTTCGCCGCCTGGACCCGCAAGCAGGCCGGCGAGGACATCATCCTGCTCTCGGTCGGCGACCACGACTTCGACACGCCGTCGGAAACGATCGAGGCCTGTGTCAATGCCGTGCGCGGAAGCAATCATCACTATACGCCGCTGCCCGGTCTGCCGCGCCTGCGCAAGGCGATGGCCGCCGCCTCGACCGCTTGCGCCGGCATCCCGACGGAACCGGACGAGATCATCGCCACGGCTGGTGGCCAAGGCGCGCTCTACGCCGCTGTGCAGGGCGTGCTCGATCCCGGCGATCACGCCATCGTCGTCGCGCCTTACTATGCCACCTACCCGAACACGTTCAGCGCCGCCGGCGCCAGCTTCACGGTGGTCGAGACGCCCGCCGAAGATGGGTTTCAACCCCGCGCGGACATGATCCGTGCCGCGCTCAGACCCAACACGCGCGCCATTCTGATCAACACGCCGAACAACCCGACAGGTGCTGTCTATTCGCGCCAGCGCCTCGAACAACTGGCCGAAATCTGCAGGGAACACGACCTCTGGCTGCTGTCCGATGAGGTTTACTGGACGCTCGGCGGCGGCGAGCATGTCTCGCCGCGTTCGCTGCCTGGCATGGCCGAGCGCACGCTGGTGATCAATTCGATGTCGAAGAGTCACGGCATGACCGGCTGGCGCATGGGCTGGCTGACCGGCCCGAAGGCGATGATCGCGCTGATGACCGATCTCAATCTGGTGACGACCTACGGCCTGCCGGCTTTCATCTCGATCGCCTGCGCCGAGGCACTCGAAAACCACTATGGCGTCAAGGAGATCGCCGCGCGCTACGCGGCGCGGCGCACGGCAATGCTCGAAGCCGTGCGCGGCATGAACCACGTCACCGTGCGCGGCTCCGAAGGCGGCATGTATGTCATGCTCGACATCTCGGCCATCGAGCCCGACGACGAGAAGTTCGCCTGGGCGCTGCTCGAGAAGGAAAAGGTCGGCGTCATGCCGGGTTCGAGCTTCGGCGAGGCCGCAGCCGGCCACATCCGCGTCAGCCTCTGCCAGCCGGAACCTGTGCTCGGGGAGGCAGCGCTTCGCCTGCGCCGCTTTGCTTCCAGCTATCGCCGCGAGGCCGCATGA